The DNA segment CGTATGTCAACATAGATGTATGTCGAATGCGAAGGTGCTGCCGCTGCTGGAACCCGTCGACGGCCAAGTGGCGGTACCGTGCTGCCCGCCGCTCGCCGAGCGCCCGTTCACCGCGGAGGAGGCGGAGACGGCCGCCCGGATGTTCAAGGCCCTGGGCGATCCGGTCCGGCTGCGGCTGTTCTCGGCGGTGGCCTCGCACGAGGGCGGCGAGGCGTGCGTGTGCGACATCTCCGACGTCGGAGTCTCCCAGCCCACCGTCTCCCATCACCTGAAGAAGCTCAAGGAGGCCGGCCTGCTCACCTCCGAACGGCGCGGCACCTGGGTCTACTACCGCGTCGAGCCGTCCGTCCTGGCGGCGATGGGCAACCTGCTGACCCTGGCTCCGACCGCCGCTTGACCGGCGCAGAGCATTTTGGATCTCGTGGAGGGGGCGGCCGATGAGGTTGAACAGGCGGCGGGCCTCCGCGAGGGAGACGCGTATGCCTCGGCGGGGCCGGTCGTGCCCGGCCGGGGCGGGCTCAGCCGGTGCCGGCCGGTCCGTCAGCTCGGGTGCGGAAAGTTGTCCACTTCAGTGGGGGAACTTCACACCGGTCAAGTGCTTGCGCAACCGGTCGATTGCATGGCCTGCGTCACTGGGGACCATGAAGCTGAACCTCCGGGGTGGACGTGGAACCGCTGCTGCCGTGGGCGTGAGCCGTCCTGATGCTATGACGCAGTTGTGCCTGGCCGGGCCGTCTTGGTTGAGGTCCCGCAGCTGGCCGCCCTGCGCAACTGAGACCAAAACTGAGACCACATACGTCGAAGGCCCCCGCAGCAAGCTGCGGGGGCCTTCGACGTATTGCCCGGTGAGAGCAATGGCGGAGGATACGAGATTCGAACTCGTGAGGGGTTGCCCCCAACACGCTTTCCAAGCGTGCGCCCTAGGCCTCTAGGCGAATCCTCCGCCGGGAACATTACATGACCGAGGGTGGTGCTCGCGAACTCGTTCCCACCCCGCGACATGGGGTAGCCTTTGCGCAGCCCCTCACGCGGCGCTATCTGACTGAACTCCCCCAGGGCCGGAAGGCAGCAAGGGTAGGTCGGCTCTGGCGGGTGCGTGGGGGGCGTTCGCGTTCCCGGTGTCCGGATCGTCGGCGCGGGACCGCGGGCGGGGTGGGTTGTCGGCGGGCGCCTATAACCTCGTAGACGTGTCGTCTCTCGCGCTGTACCGCCGTTATCGCCCGGAGTCGTTCGCCGAGGTCATCGGGCAGGAGCATGTCACCGACCCGTTGCAGCAGGCGCTGCGGAACAACCGGGTCAATCACGCGTACCTGTTCAGCGGACCGCGCGGCTGCGGCAAGACGACCAGCGCGCGCATCCTCGCCCGGTGCCTGAACTGCGAGCAGGGACCCACGCCGACGCCGTGCGGTCAGTGCCAGTCCTGTCAGGACCTCGCGCGGGGCGGGCCCGGTTCGATCGACGTCATCGAGATCGACGCCGCGTCCCACGGTGGTGTGGACGACGCCCGTGACCTGCGGGAAAAGGCGTTCTTCGGGCCCGCGGGCAGCCGGTACAAGATCTACATCATCGATGAGGCCCACATGGTCTCCCCGCAGGGCTTCAACGCCCTGCTCAAGGTCGTCGAGGAGCCCCCGGAGCACCTCAAGTTCATCTTCGCGACCACCGAGCCCGAGAAGGTCATCGGGACGATCCGGTCGCGTACCCACCACTATCCGTTCCGGCTGGTGCCGCCCGGGGTCCTGAGGGACTACCTCGGTGAGGTGTGCCGGCGGGAGGAGAGTCCCGTCGAGGACGGGGTGCTGCCTCTCGTCGTGCGGGCCGGCGCCGGGTCCGTGCGTGACTCGATGTCCGTCATGGACCAGCTGCTCGCCAGCTCGGGGCCCGACGGTGTGACGTACGCCATGGCCACCTCCCTGCTCGGATACACGGACGGCTCACTGCTCGACTCCGTGGTCGAGGCCTTCGCCACGGGGGACGGTGCCGCGGCCTTCGAGGTCGTCGACCGTGTGATCGAGGGGGGCAATGACCCACGCCGGTTCGTCACCGACCTGCTCGAGCGGCTCCGGGACCTGGTGATTCTCGCCGCGGTTCCGGACGCCGCCGAGAAGGGGCTCATCGACTGTCCCGCCGATGTCGTCGAGCGGATGCAGGCCCAGGCCGGCGTCTTCGGCGCTGCCGAGCTGAGCCGTGCCGCCGACCTCGTCAACGAGGGGCTCACCGAGATGCGGGGCGCCACCTCGCCCCGGCTCCAGCTCGAGCTGATCTGCGCGCGCGTGCTGCTGCCCGCCGCGTACGGCGACGAGCGGTCGGTCATGGCCCGCCTGGACCGGATCGAGCGGGGCGTGGACTTCTCGGCGGGCGGCGCGGCAGCGGGCGTGCCCGCCATGGGGTATGCGCCCGGGGGCGAGGGGCACGTGGGGGGGCACGGCGGTGGTGTGAGGGCTCCGGTCCCGCCGGCCGCCCAGGAGGGCCCGCCGCAGGCGCCGGTTCCGCCGGGGGGCGGTCCGGCCGCGGCTCGGGCGGCGGTACGGGGGCAGGGAGCGCCGGTACCGACATCGGATCAGCCTCAGTCTCAGCAGCCCGCAACGGCTCCGG comes from the Streptomyces sp. KMM 9044 genome and includes:
- a CDS encoding ArsR/SmtB family transcription factor, which produces MSNAKVLPLLEPVDGQVAVPCCPPLAERPFTAEEAETAARMFKALGDPVRLRLFSAVASHEGGEACVCDISDVGVSQPTVSHHLKKLKEAGLLTSERRGTWVYYRVEPSVLAAMGNLLTLAPTAA
- a CDS encoding DNA polymerase III subunit gamma and tau translates to MSSLALYRRYRPESFAEVIGQEHVTDPLQQALRNNRVNHAYLFSGPRGCGKTTSARILARCLNCEQGPTPTPCGQCQSCQDLARGGPGSIDVIEIDAASHGGVDDARDLREKAFFGPAGSRYKIYIIDEAHMVSPQGFNALLKVVEEPPEHLKFIFATTEPEKVIGTIRSRTHHYPFRLVPPGVLRDYLGEVCRREESPVEDGVLPLVVRAGAGSVRDSMSVMDQLLASSGPDGVTYAMATSLLGYTDGSLLDSVVEAFATGDGAAAFEVVDRVIEGGNDPRRFVTDLLERLRDLVILAAVPDAAEKGLIDCPADVVERMQAQAGVFGAAELSRAADLVNEGLTEMRGATSPRLQLELICARVLLPAAYGDERSVMARLDRIERGVDFSAGGAAAGVPAMGYAPGGEGHVGGHGGGVRAPVPPAAQEGPPQAPVPPGGGPAAARAAVRGQGAPVPTSDQPQSQQPATAPAAAPAPAAASSEPAPPAPSAPAPGAWPAAASAGSGRRPGGWPTAAVAGGGRAPASAAAALSAPGTPAAAPASTSPHPPASAPPGGGGGLDPRTIWPNILETVKNRRRFTWILLSQNAQVTGFDGTTLRIGFVNSGARDNFLSSGSEDVLRQALAEQFHVQWKIEAVIDPSGGGAAAPAPGGGLGGGGGGAGYGAGSAGGGYGGAGAGAGQRPDASQQAAPPNPSGPSGPAAPSGPSASARSGGAPAAASAPAPAAAPRPCAPEPPPPVSPEDDVPEDDDPDLDESALSGKELIVRELGATVVEEITNE